In one Castor canadensis chromosome 15, mCasCan1.hap1v2, whole genome shotgun sequence genomic region, the following are encoded:
- the LOC141417502 gene encoding cAMP-responsive element modulator-like isoform X2 — protein MAAATGDMPTYQIRAPTTALPQGVVMATSPGSLHSPQQLAQEATRKRELRLMKNREAAKECRRRKKEYVKCLESRVAVLEVQNKKLIEELETLKDICSPKTD, from the exons ATGgctg CTGCCACAGGTGACATGCCAACTTACCAGATCCGAGCTCCAACTACCGCTTTGCCACAGGGGGTAGTGATGGCCACCTCACCAGGAAGTTTGCACAGTCCCCAGCAACTAGCCCAAGAAGCAACACGTAAACGGGAGCTGAGGCTAATGAAAAACAG GGAAGCTGCTAAAGAATGTCGACGTCgaaagaaagaatatgtgaagTGTCTGGAGAGTCGAGTTGCAGTGCTGGAAGTTCAGAACAAGAAGCTTATAGAGGAACTTGAAACCTTGAAAGACATTTGCTCTCCCAAAACAGATTAG
- the LOC141417502 gene encoding cAMP-responsive element modulator-like isoform X3, translating into MPTYQIRAPTTALPQGVVMATSPGSLHSPQQLAQEATRKRELRLMKNREAARECRRKKKDYVKCLENRVAVLENQNKTLIEELKALKDLYCHKAE; encoded by the exons ATGCCAACTTACCAGATCCGAGCTCCAACTACCGCTTTGCCACAGGGGGTAGTGATGGCCACCTCACCAGGAAGTTTGCACAGTCCCCAGCAACTAGCCCAAGAAGCAACACGTAAACGGGAGCTGAGGCTAATGAAAAACAG GGAAGCTGCCCGGGAGTGtcgcaggaagaagaaagactatGTCAAATGTCTTGAAAATCGTGTGGCCGTGCttgaaaaccaaaacaagacCCTCATTGAGGAACTCAAGGCCCTCAAAGATCTTTATTGCCATAAAGCAGAGTAA
- the LOC141417502 gene encoding cAMP-responsive element modulator-like isoform X1, with product MAAATGDMPTYQIRAPTTALPQGVVMATSPGSLHSPQQLAQEATRKRELRLMKNREAARECRRKKKDYVKCLENRVAVLENQNKTLIEELKALKDLYCHKAE from the exons ATGgctg CTGCCACAGGTGACATGCCAACTTACCAGATCCGAGCTCCAACTACCGCTTTGCCACAGGGGGTAGTGATGGCCACCTCACCAGGAAGTTTGCACAGTCCCCAGCAACTAGCCCAAGAAGCAACACGTAAACGGGAGCTGAGGCTAATGAAAAACAG GGAAGCTGCCCGGGAGTGtcgcaggaagaagaaagactatGTCAAATGTCTTGAAAATCGTGTGGCCGTGCttgaaaaccaaaacaagacCCTCATTGAGGAACTCAAGGCCCTCAAAGATCTTTATTGCCATAAAGCAGAGTAA